Proteins found in one Zea mays cultivar B73 chromosome 1, Zm-B73-REFERENCE-NAM-5.0, whole genome shotgun sequence genomic segment:
- the LOC103631680 gene encoding uncharacterized protein isoform X1 has translation MGESSKELLDLPSDPRPPASFIESLLAGREQQQQDKEGKRKLGASTDPLPKSQVIGKVKDFLGEIARANQKLQLDAQNKPPVEYDIEALTGNEEEYIEMDLLLGVADLHSEQAVEAAEATINGRQTSEMSFACSSSDSEDDSDDSDEDADDKPLTSDKDNKCKSPDDAEMGPAKGKKPNKRQKIVVLN, from the exons ATGGGAGAGTCGAGCAAGGAGCTCCTGGACCTGCCCTCCGACCCCAGGCCTCCCGCCTCCTTCAtcg AGTCGCTTCTCGCTGGCagggagcagcagcagcaggataAGGAGGGAAAGCGTAAGTTGGGGGCGTCCACTGATCCCCTGCCCAAAAGCCAAG TTATCGGGAAAGTGAAGGATTTCTTGGGGGAGATTGCAAGGGCCAACCAGAAGTTGCAGCTTGATGCACAG AACAAGCCTCCTGTGGAGTACGATATTGAAGCCCTTACTGGGAACGAGGAGGAATACATTGAGATG GATCTGCTTCTAGGTGTCGCTGATCTTCATTCAGAGCAGGCTGTGGAGGCAGCTGAAGCAACAATAAACGGACGCCAGACTTCAGAAATGTCATTTGCTTGCAGCTCATCTGACTCGGAAGATGATAGTGATGACAGCGATGAAGATGCTGATGACAAACCTCTCACGTCTGACAAAGATAATAAATGTAAAAGTCCTGATGATGCGGAGATGGGTCCAGcgaaaggaaagaagcccaataAAAGACAGAAAATTGTTGTTCTCAACTAG
- the LOC103631686 gene encoding uncharacterized protein codes for MDATDPLCAISSTARLLPRTLGPAPAIGPSPSKARDALLEAIALARSLKGSEELVKQATMVPKEHGDIQALYHDDGVKGRPPANGSKEQQGRRPALDRKRARFAMKDTGSKPVPVVDQSKLSNILDPITFFMTLDRLEGWHRISELEKHLFPGGAANAKCTDDESKGSPDIVMGEPSLVHYSSDVLMTDENFTASDVDRETPNLGARAADPVLDPEPNLPDHAYERQPGGSSLGLYRDTEVGVAKENETCSKSIIFVEEDDVPIDYITIGRSTDETEVSSSHPLEGSSTEELVTKPVRHAAPDGICRTSHAAEDSIQHLVTVKEGGVLQDKSSQLLEMPQEDINPLNQAQMHGGSTKKSAPDLSPTKQKKQQAVQERKRKQQSKRGKKWLCIFFTGESLKIPQTNFESENQPHNDDVNIEKQTITSSTPSPNGAKEQKRAQRRNQPKKRNQRKILGDADLACQPGVRKSSRTRSRPLEYWLGERLLYGPIHDNLHGAIGIKAYSPGQDGKRSLKVKSFVPEQYSDLVAKSARY; via the exons ATGGACGCTACCGACCCCCTCTGCGCCATCTCCTCGACTGCGCGACTCCTTCCGCGAACCCTTGGCCCCGCCCCCGCCATCGGGCCTTCCCCCTCGAAGGCCCGCGACGCGCTCCTCGAGGCCATCGCACTCGCCCGGTCTCTG AAAGGGTCTGAGGAGCTGGTTAAGCAGGCTACAATGGTGCCGAAGGAACACGGGGACATCCAGGCTCTCTACCATGATGATGGAGTGAAAGGCAGGCCTCCTGCAAATGGCAGCAAAGAGCAACAGGGAAGAAGGCCAGCACTGGATCGTAAACGGGCTCGGTTTGCTATGAAGGACACTGGAAG CAAACCGGTGCCTGTTGTGGATCAATCTAAgttatcaaatattttagatccaATCACATTCTTCATGACCTTGGATCGGCTTGAAG GGTGGCATCGAATTTCAGAGTTAGAGAAACATTTGTTTCCTGGAGGTGCAGCAAATGCTAAATGCACAGATGATGAATCTAAAGGGTCACCGGATATTGTGATGGGTGAACCATCATTGGTGCATTATTCTTCTGATGTTCTGATGACTGATGAGAACTTTACTGCAAGTGACGTTGACAGGGAGACCCCAAATCTGGGTGCTAGAGCAGCAGACCCTGTTCTTGATCCTGAACCAAACTTGCCTGATCATGCATATGAAAGGCAACCTGGAGGTTCCTCACTTGGTTTGTACAGAGACACAGAAGTTGGAGTTGCCAAAGAAAATGAGACATGTAGCAAGAGCATTATATTTGTGGAG GAAGATGATGTGCCAATAGACTATATAACTATTGGCAGGTCTACTGATGAAACAGAAGTTTCTTCTTCTCATCCTTTGGAGGGCAGCTCGACAGAAGAATTGGTCACTAAACCAGTTAGACATGCGGCTCCAGATGGTATCTGTAGGACTTCACATGCAGCTGAGGATAGCATTCAACATCTAGTAA CGGTCAAAGAGGGTGGTGTCCTACAAG ATAAGTCAAGCCAGTTGTTGGAGATGCCTCAGGAAGATATTAATCcactgaatcaggctcagatgcaTGGTGGAAGCACTAAG AAATCGGCACCTGATCTATCCCCGACCAAACAGAAGAAGCAACAAGCAGTTCAAGAAAGGAAAAGGAAGCAACAGTCAAAGAGGGGAAAAAAGTGGCTG TGTATTTTCTTTACAGGTGAATCCCTGAAAATACCCCAAACAAATTTTGAATCGGAGAATCAACCTCATAATGATGATGTCAACATTGAG AAACAGACAATTACGAGTAGCACACCTTCACCAAATGGTGCCAAGGAGCAAAAGAGAGCTCAAAGGAGAAACCAGCCCAAAAAAAGGAATCAAAGAAAAATCCTTGGAG ATGCTGACCTTGCATGCCAGCCTGGAGTGAGAAAAAGCTCAAGAACACGCTCAAGGCCTTTGGAGTATTGGCTTGGTGAAAGATTACTATATGGGCCTATACATGACA ATTTGCATGGAGCTATTGGCATCAAAGCATACTCCCCTGGCCAAGATGGCAAGAGATCATTGAAAGTGAAATCTTTCGTGCCTGAACAGTATTCAGATCTTGTTGCTAAATCTGCAAGGTATTGA